CCGGCGATCGCGACGCCGTAGTCGCGGGCGGCAGCCTCGGCGGTGACGAACCCGTTGGCGACGTCCTTCAGGACAGCCTGCGGATCTCGCTCCGAGGGATCGCCCCAACCGCCCGCTCCGGGCGTCAGAAACGTCACCGTGTCACCGGCATTGACGGTCAGCACGTCGATCTTGCCGAGATGCCGCTCCTGCGGCGTGCCGCGGTTGACGATGAGCTGCCCGGGCATGCCGGGCTTGCCGCCGTTCGAGCCCCACGGCCGGAACATCAGCCGTTCGAGACCGCGGCCGAGGACGTTGGAATCGTCGGTCAGGACCCGGAAGGTCAGCTCCATGCCGCAGCCGCCGCGCCACTGTCCGGCGCCGCCGGAATCGGGCCGCAGGGCGTAGCTGACGATCTCGATGCCGAGCTCGGCTTCGACCGTCTCGACAGGATTGTTGGCGAGGTTGGAGATGCCGCTGTCGCGGCCGTCGATGCCGTCCCGGCCCTTGCGGGCGCCGGTGCCGCCGATCATCGGCTCGATCACCTGCACACGCCGGCCGCCATGACCGTCCGGCTCCGCCATCACGACCGGGATCACGGTCCCGGAAGACGCGGCCGGCATCACGTCCGGCAAGGCCTTGCCGAACGCGCCGTTCAGCACATCGTTGACGCGAATGGCGGCGGCATGGCGAACGCCGGTCGCAGCCGGTTCCTGCGGGTTCACGAGGCTGCCGAGCGGCGCAGTGATCCGCACCGGTGCCAGCATGCCGACATTGAGCGGCGTGGTCGGATCAAGCGTGTTGACGAGCGCCAGAACGCGCAGCGTCAGCCAGGCATGCGGACGGCCGCGTGAGGGAATGTTCATCGCGGTGGCGACTTGCGGATCGGTGCCGGTGAAATCGAGATGGACTTCGCCATTCTCAAACGTCGCCGAAAGCGCGATACGAACCGGCAGGCGGCTGGCGGCATCGTCGTCCAGGTAATCCGAGAAGCTGTAGGTGCCGGAGGGCACGCGCTTCAAAACGGTGCGCGCCTTTTCGGCGGAATAGGCGACCAGATCGACCGCTGCGGTCGCGACCGTCTCAGCACCGTGCTGGACGATCGTCTGCTCCAGCCGTCGGCGACCGGCTGCCAACGCTGCCAGCATGGCACGGATATCGCCCATATTGGCGTCCGGCGTCCGGCTGTTGGCGTTCAGGAACAGCGCGACGTCGGGGTTCATCTCGCCCTTCTTCATCAGCTTGACCGGCGGAATGCGCAGGCCCTCCTGGAAGATTTCCGTGTTGACGGGCGAAATGCTGGACGGCACGCGCCCGCCGACATCCGAGCAATGAACGAAACACCAGCCGTAGGCGACGATCGCCCCCTCATGGAAATAGGGCTCGATCATGTGCAGGTCGGGCAGATGCGTCGCCAGCCCTTCGGAGCGATAGGGATCGTTGGTCAGGATGACGTCGCCCGGCTCGAGTGCGCCGACGGCAGCGATCGCGGGGGCGCATTCCAGGCCGACGAAGCCAGACACGCCGATCGACCGCGGATAGGCGAAGAAGCGGCCGTCGAGCCCGGCGAGCGCGCAGGCGAAATCCGCTGTTTCCTTGACATAGAGCGTCCGGCCGGTGCGCTGCAGCGTCAGGCACATTTCCTCGCTGACGGCGGCGAGCTTGTTGCCGAGAATGGCGAGCGTGACGGGATCAAGCTTCATGACGCATGTCTTTCAAGATGAAGATTTCCAAAAGCATCGGCGCGGGCCGACCAGCCGGGCAGAAGCACCGTCGTGGTATCGTCCTGCTCGATGATCGCCGGGCCGCTGATCCGGTCGCCGGCGCCGAGCGCGCTGCGGTCATAGACGCCCGCCAGCACCCATTGCCCGGAGCGGAAGATTTTGCGCTCGCCCTTGCGAGCCGGATTGCCGGTGCCTGCGGGGATCTCAGGTTGGGCGATATCCTCGCTGACGCCGACGACGGCAAGCCGCACGGTCCCGAGCTCGACCTCCGTCTCGGTATCGCGGAAGCCATAGATGCGCTCGTGCTCGGAATGGAATGCTTCCGCGATCGAGGCGGCGTCGCGGCAGTTTTCGTCCAGCTTGACGCGCAGCTCATAGGCCTGGCCGGCATAACGCATATCCGCACCGCGTTCGAACCTGCGCACCTGGCTGGACTCTCCTTCACGGTCGAGCCAGGCATTTCCTTCCGCTTCCAATTCCCTCAGCACGTCCAGCATCAGCGCCGCGCTGGCGTCGTTGACGGCTCGTCTGAGGCTGCGAACGAAATCGCGGCGAAGATCGGCAGCGGCGGCTCCCAACGCACAGAAGGTTCCGGCAGCCGGCGGAATGACGATACGGCCTATCCCGGTTTCCTCGGCGAGAAGATTGGCCTGCGTCGGACCCGCACCGCCGAAGGGAACCAAGGCGAACGAGGCCGGATCGAGGCCGCGGGCAGCGAGTGTCTTGTAGAGTTCCGTCGCCATGCCGGCGGTTGTGACCGCGAGAGCGCCTTCGGCGGCGAGTGCTGCACCGTCTTCGCCCGACAGTCCGATGCGCTGGCCGACTTCGGCGAGTGCCGCGCGTGCTGCATCGACATTGAGCTTCATGCGGCCGCCAAGGAAGCCTGCCGGGTCGATGTAGCCGAGCGCCAGGTAGCAGTCGGTCACTGCCGGCTGGGCTCCGCCCCTGCCATAGGAAACCGGGCCGGGCATGGCGCCGGCGCTCTGCGGGCCAACCTTCAGCAGGCCATGGGCGTCGACCCAGACGATCGATCCGCCGCCGGCGCCGATCGCCGAAACGTCGACGACGGGGAGAACAAGCGGCAGGCCGCCAATATCGGTGCGCGTCGCGAGTTCGGCCGAGCCCGCCTGGGCCACGGCGATATCGGAGGACGTGCCGCCCATGTCGAAGGTGATGATGGAGGTGACGTCCGCGGCTTCTGCGAGCCGGGCTGCGGCCATGACGCCGGAGGCCGGACCGGACAGGATGGTTTCGACCGGACGTTCATCGGCCGACATCAGACTGAGCGAGCCGCCGTTGGAGGCCGTCACCAGGATCGGTGCCACGACCCCGTCCCGCTCCAGCCCCTTTTTGAGGCCGGCGAAATACCGCTGCATCAGCGGCTGGATATAGGCGTTGAGGCAGGCGACCAGCGTGCGCTCATATTCGCGGATTTCGGGCCAGATTGCCGCGGCGGAGGTGATTGAAAGACCCCCGGCCTTTTCGGAAAGACGTTTGGCCATGTCAATCTCGACCGATGGCGTCGTATAGCCGTTGATGAGGACAAGCGCGGCGGCATCGACGCCAAGCGCTTTCAGTTCGGATGCGACCCGATCGAGTTCCGCCTCGTCGGCGGCCTTCGTCACCTCGCCCGAAGCCGACAGGCGCGCATCGATTTCGACGATGCGCAGCCGCGGCACGAGGGGTTTTTCCTTGCTGGCGTGGAAATCGAAGGAGGACGGCATGCGACTGCGGGCGATCTCCAGGATGTCGCGATAGCCCTTGCTGACGACCAGCGCGATCGTCGCGCCGCGGCGCTGGATGATCGCATTGAGACCGATCGTCGTGCCGTGCATCAGCGTGCCGACGTCACCAGATGTCAGGCCGGCCTTCTGGAGCAGGGACTGCAGGCCCTCGATCAGTGCGCGTGACGGGTCGTCCGGCGTCGAAGGCTCCTTGTAATAGGTCAGGCTGCCGTCATGGGGATTGGACAGCACGAAATCCGTGAACGTGCCGCCGACGTCGATCCCGATGCGCGCTCCGCTCTTCTGCATGATCGTCACTTTTCATTTACTCCGCGCTTACGATGACGCCGTCCTGCGGCGCCCAGTCGAGCGTCACGGCCTGGCCGAGATGATAGGTTGTCGAACCGAGCGGGCCATCGGCCTGGCGGTAGACGAAGAGCGTGCGGCCGAGTGCCGGCACGTCGACCTGATAAGCGGCATAGTTTCCGCGAAAGACCGCGCCGACGACACGCGCCGCAAAGCCGCCGGATGTTTCCGTGGGCTTCAGCGCCATCCGCTCCGGCCGGACAGACAGGACAAGCGGTTGACCGGGCGTGTTCGGCTCGGGCAGGTGAAAGCTCATCGGCCCCTGCGGGCCGGCGACTATCAGGTTTGATCCGTCGTCGCTGGCGTGGCCCTCGAATATGTTGGAAGCGCCGAGGAATTCCGCCACGAAGCGGCTGTCGGGCCTGTCATAGATGCTTGCCGGCGCGCCGATCTGCAGGATGCGGCCGCCGTTCATCACGGCGACCTTGTCGGCCATCGACATGGCTTCTTCCTGGTCATGGGTGACCAGGAGCGCGGTGATGCCGAGGCGCTGCTGCATGCCGCGGATCTCGAACTGCATGCTTTCGCGCAGCGACTTGTCGAGGGCGCCAAGAGGCTCGTCGAGAAGCAGGACCTTTGGATTGACCACCAGCGAGCGCGCGAGTGCCACGCGCTGCTGCTGTCCGCCGGAGAGTTTCGAGGGAAAGACATCGCCCCTGCCCTGCAATTGCACGAGATCGAGCATCTCGTCGATCTTGGCATCGCGGGCGGCCTTCCCCATTCCCGCCATGCGCAGGCCAAAGCCTATATTCTCGGCGACAGTGCGATGGGGGAAAAGGCTGTAGTTCTGGAACACCATGCCGAGCCGGCGCTTGTGCGGCGGAAGCCGAGAAATGTCGTCGTCACCGATCCGTACTGTGCCGGCATCCGGCGCCTCGAAGCCTGCGACGATGCGCAGGGTCGTGGTCTTGCCGCAACCGGATGGTCCCAGGAGAGCCACGAGTTCGCCGCCCTTCACCTGCAGATCGAGGTTCTTGACGGCTGCAACCTTACCGTAGGATTTGTGGATCCCGGTCAGCACCAGCGCACTCCCGGCCTCACGCCCGGCTACTGTCATGGAGGGTTCCCAATTCTGCATCTGAGGAAGAAGACCATCAGGATGCGTTCCCATTTCTCTTTTGTAGCGCTACAATATTCCCCATCTATCTTCTGTCAAGGATAGCTTTGCTCAATTTACCGCCATCCGTAGAAGTGCATATTTCCTGGACATAACGCAGTAGGACGTGGGTAAGGACACCTCATGACAAAGCTTCGACGGGATGAGACGGTCACCATGCAATCGGTCGCAGCAGCCGCCGGCGTTTCGCCCATGACGGTGTCGAACACGTTCCGGTATCCGCAGCGGGTCCAGCAGGAAACGCGTGAACGCGTACTTCAGATCGCGGCTGAACTGGGGTATGTACCAAATCACGCCGCCGGCAACCTGGCATCCGGGCAAAGCCGCGTCATCGGCGCAGTCATCCCCTCGATCAAGAATTCGAGCTTCTACAACTACGTCCGCGGCATGCAGGATCACGTAGCCGAATGTGGATATCAGCTCGTCCTGAAGCTGGCCGACACAATGGAGCAGGAAGCAGCTGCGATACGCACTTTCGTCGGCCTGCGTGTCGCCGGCATCGCGCTGGTGGGGGATGAACACGAAGAAGGCGCGCGTATCTTACTGAGCAAGGCGGGCATTCCTGTCGTCGAATCGTGGGTGTATCGAGACCCTTTCGACATGGGTGTAGGATACTCGACTGCCGATGCGACCCGCGCCATTACTCAACTCCTGATCTCGCAAGGCTATTCCAGGATTGGCTTGGTCGGCTACGAGAGCACCGTGTCCCATCGCTTTACCGAGCGCGTCCCCGCCTTCACGCACTGCATGGAAGGCGCCGGTTTGAGCAGCAACAGGATCTTCCTGATTGATGAAGCGGATGGTTTCGGTGCCGGTCCCAAGGCGCTTGACGGACTTTGCAGGATCGACCCGGATCTGGAAGCGATCATCTGCCCGACAGACATCGTCGCTGCCGGGGTTCTGTTCGAATGCGGCCGGCGCGGTTGGAAGATCCCCGAGCGTCTCGCGGTCGCCGGATGGGGCGACTACGAAATCGCCTCCGAAATCACCCCCGGCATCACCACCGTGCACCCTCACGCCTATGAGATGGGCCAGCAGGCGATGTCGCTGATCATCAACCGCACCTCCGGCACCGGTGGACAGGGAACCCTGATCGACACCGGCTTCCATATCGAGAAACGTGTCAGCGCCTGAAGCCAATGCCAGGTTTGTTTCGTGCGGCCGAGATCCACAGGGCGATTGTTGACGATCGCCTCATGGCATTGCCGGATGACACAAGGCTGTTCACCAACCAGCACTACCGCAGGGGCGGTTGCCACGTACAACGGAAATCCACCGTCGCTCACCCGCCTGCCAGCACATTGCG
The sequence above is a segment of the Rhizobium sp. SSA_523 genome. Coding sequences within it:
- a CDS encoding ABC transporter ATP-binding protein — encoded protein: MTVAGREAGSALVLTGIHKSYGKVAAVKNLDLQVKGGELVALLGPSGCGKTTTLRIVAGFEAPDAGTVRIGDDDISRLPPHKRRLGMVFQNYSLFPHRTVAENIGFGLRMAGMGKAARDAKIDEMLDLVQLQGRGDVFPSKLSGGQQQRVALARSLVVNPKVLLLDEPLGALDKSLRESMQFEIRGMQQRLGITALLVTHDQEEAMSMADKVAVMNGGRILQIGAPASIYDRPDSRFVAEFLGASNIFEGHASDDGSNLIVAGPQGPMSFHLPEPNTPGQPLVLSVRPERMALKPTETSGGFAARVVGAVFRGNYAAYQVDVPALGRTLFVYRQADGPLGSTTYHLGQAVTLDWAPQDGVIVSAE
- a CDS encoding hydantoinase B/oxoprolinase family protein, yielding MKLDPVTLAILGNKLAAVSEEMCLTLQRTGRTLYVKETADFACALAGLDGRFFAYPRSIGVSGFVGLECAPAIAAVGALEPGDVILTNDPYRSEGLATHLPDLHMIEPYFHEGAIVAYGWCFVHCSDVGGRVPSSISPVNTEIFQEGLRIPPVKLMKKGEMNPDVALFLNANSRTPDANMGDIRAMLAALAAGRRRLEQTIVQHGAETVATAAVDLVAYSAEKARTVLKRVPSGTYSFSDYLDDDAASRLPVRIALSATFENGEVHLDFTGTDPQVATAMNIPSRGRPHAWLTLRVLALVNTLDPTTPLNVGMLAPVRITAPLGSLVNPQEPAATGVRHAAAIRVNDVLNGAFGKALPDVMPAASSGTVIPVVMAEPDGHGGRRVQVIEPMIGGTGARKGRDGIDGRDSGISNLANNPVETVEAELGIEIVSYALRPDSGGAGQWRGGCGMELTFRVLTDDSNVLGRGLERLMFRPWGSNGGKPGMPGQLIVNRGTPQERHLGKIDVLTVNAGDTVTFLTPGAGGWGDPSERDPQAVLKDVANGFVTAEAAARDYGVAIAGGDVDAAKTKDLRRDIAASTSENAQGVERERWDQAFPAGVMDSLNRSLVMLPGSMRQRRRREIFDAVLAELPEGFPRVAASQSAVDAARQRLEAAAGSLRA
- a CDS encoding LacI family DNA-binding transcriptional regulator, which gives rise to MTKLRRDETVTMQSVAAAAGVSPMTVSNTFRYPQRVQQETRERVLQIAAELGYVPNHAAGNLASGQSRVIGAVIPSIKNSSFYNYVRGMQDHVAECGYQLVLKLADTMEQEAAAIRTFVGLRVAGIALVGDEHEEGARILLSKAGIPVVESWVYRDPFDMGVGYSTADATRAITQLLISQGYSRIGLVGYESTVSHRFTERVPAFTHCMEGAGLSSNRIFLIDEADGFGAGPKALDGLCRIDPDLEAIICPTDIVAAGVLFECGRRGWKIPERLAVAGWGDYEIASEITPGITTVHPHAYEMGQQAMSLIINRTSGTGGQGTLIDTGFHIEKRVSA
- a CDS encoding hydantoinase/oxoprolinase family protein; protein product: MQKSGARIGIDVGGTFTDFVLSNPHDGSLTYYKEPSTPDDPSRALIEGLQSLLQKAGLTSGDVGTLMHGTTIGLNAIIQRRGATIALVVSKGYRDILEIARSRMPSSFDFHASKEKPLVPRLRIVEIDARLSASGEVTKAADEAELDRVASELKALGVDAAALVLINGYTTPSVEIDMAKRLSEKAGGLSITSAAAIWPEIREYERTLVACLNAYIQPLMQRYFAGLKKGLERDGVVAPILVTASNGGSLSLMSADERPVETILSGPASGVMAAARLAEAADVTSIITFDMGGTSSDIAVAQAGSAELATRTDIGGLPLVLPVVDVSAIGAGGGSIVWVDAHGLLKVGPQSAGAMPGPVSYGRGGAQPAVTDCYLALGYIDPAGFLGGRMKLNVDAARAALAEVGQRIGLSGEDGAALAAEGALAVTTAGMATELYKTLAARGLDPASFALVPFGGAGPTQANLLAEETGIGRIVIPPAAGTFCALGAAAADLRRDFVRSLRRAVNDASAALMLDVLRELEAEGNAWLDREGESSQVRRFERGADMRYAGQAYELRVKLDENCRDAASIAEAFHSEHERIYGFRDTETEVELGTVRLAVVGVSEDIAQPEIPAGTGNPARKGERKIFRSGQWVLAGVYDRSALGAGDRISGPAIIEQDDTTTVLLPGWSARADAFGNLHLERHAS